Part of the Halalkalibacter krulwichiae genome is shown below.
TTTGTCTTTATCTTCTACTAATCCATCTGTAAACCCTAACATGAAAAATGAAATAAAATTAAGGTTTTTTTTAATACCAATAAAGTATGATACTACATAAAATAAAACGCCTATTAAAATAAGAATAAGACTTAGAACCATTTTGCACCTCTTACAAAATAAAAAGTTATTATCTCTTTTTAAAAAAGGTTAAAGACAACTGTTCACTATGACTTCTTTAACATTCGCATTTCATTTCCTTTATTATAATTCGTCAGTTATCAAATTGGTATATATTTGAAATTATTTGTAGCAATTTAGGTTTATCACTCGCTCTTAAAATCCTGACAGTCTTTTGAATAAAGACAAAAAAACATCCCTTCACAATGAAAGGATGTTTACTATTTTACAGTCTCTTTGCACCTAAATAACGTGATTTCCAGTAAGAGTTGTTCATGCTTGCAACGGTTACGCCCGTTGATGAACCACTATGTAGGAATTGGCCGTTGCCGATGTAGATTCCGTTATGAGACGGGCCTTTTGAGATCGTTTCAAAGAAGACGAGGTCTCCAACTGCTGGTTGAGAAACCGTTGTTCCTGCTGCCCATTGTTGTGCGACAGTACGTGGAATCGAAACGCCCTGTTTCTTAAATAAGTATTGTACCAATCCACTACAGTCGAATCCGCTTGGCGTTTGTCCGCCCCAAAGGTATGGAACGCCAACGTAGTTTGCACCGTCAGCGACGAGATTCGTCATAAGTGCTGCGCGGTTTGTTGTTCCTCTTGATGGTTCTGCTGTTTGGTTCGAAGAGGAAGATGATGAAGAAACGTTGTTCGACGATGATTGGTTCGTCGCCACTTGGCTTAGCTTGTTCATCGTTTGTGGACCCGCAACACCATCGACTGATAAGTTATGTATGCGTTGGAATTCACGTACAGCTCTTGCTGTTACTTCCCCGAAGTAGCCAGTTGGTTCCTGGTTGAACACACCCACCGAGCGTAGTTGTGATTGTAAGTTTCTGACGGCTGAACCGCTGTTGCCCACTCGTAGTAAGTTCGATGAAGCGGGAGCTTGTACAACTGTGTTCGCTGTTTGTGTTACGTTTCGTTCTGTTGTTACCGTATTGTTAGAAGGCAGTGGCTCGTTTAACAATTGCGATAATGTTTGTGGACCGACAATGCCGTCTACTTGAATGCCTTTTGCACGTTGAAAGTCACGTACCGCAGCTTCTGTTACGCGCCCGTATTGACCTGTAATCGAGTGCTTGTAGTAGCCTTGTTCTTTCAGCTTATGTTGCAGCTGCTCGACATCTCTTCCTGATGAACCGAAGCGAAGAAGATTGGAGCTGATGCTTGTTGAAGCTTGAGATGAAGACGACGAAGAAGATGATGCTTGTCCACCCATTTTTGCTAGTAAAGCTGATAGAGTTTGAGGACCCGCGATCCCATCGACTTGCAAGTTATTCTTTCTTTGGAAGTCACGAACCGCATCGGCTGTGATCTGTCCATAATATCCTGTTGACCGTTCAAAATTGAAATGACCTTTGCTCTTTAATGCATCTTGTAGTTCTTTCACGTCCGGATGTGACATTCCTGTTCTAAGCGTTTGGTCGCCAAGCGCTGCATCAGCCATTTGCGGGGCAGCTAAAAAGATCCCCGTCGCAAATGTCGACGAGATGACGACTTTTCGAAGTGTTGACGCTTCCTTCATCTACAGAATACCTCCTTTTACACCATAAAATACCGATTTTCTCTCATTTTACATTGGCATTACTAGATTTACTAGTTATTTCGGGTGTTTGTTACACAATTTTAATAGTTTACGAGAGATTCGGGTCTTTTGTCGTGTAGATTTGTGGAGAAGTGATGAAGCGGTGTCTGTTATCATGTATAATCATTTTTGGTGATTCGATGAAAAAAACAACGATTTGGTGGTGTGTCGCACTCATTTGGTGCCTCGGAATTGCGATCGCGACACGGCAGCCTTTTTTAACAGGAGATGCGACAGAGGAATTGGTGCGGAATCCATTTTTCGATTCGGCAATCGTCAATTACTTCGGTCGAAAGTTTGTTCACGTAGCAGCGTTTGGGCTGCTGGCGCTCTTCTTTTGGCTCGCATTAGAAGGAAAGAAATATCGCTATGTGCTTGCCTGGGGGCTGGCAACT
Proteins encoded:
- a CDS encoding VanZ family protein, yielding MKKTTIWWCVALIWCLGIAIATRQPFLTGDATEELVRNPFFDSAIVNYFGRKFVHVAAFGLLALFFWLALEGKKYRYVLAWGLATAYGAVDEWHQSFIPERSGLFSDVLIDSAGAVLVLGAVYWWQRRKRVVE
- a CDS encoding C40 family peptidase, which encodes MKEASTLRKVVISSTFATGIFLAAPQMADAALGDQTLRTGMSHPDVKELQDALKSKGHFNFERSTGYYGQITADAVRDFQRKNNLQVDGIAGPQTLSALLAKMGGQASSSSSSSSQASTSISSNLLRFGSSGRDVEQLQHKLKEQGYYKHSITGQYGRVTEAAVRDFQRAKGIQVDGIVGPQTLSQLLNEPLPSNNTVTTERNVTQTANTVVQAPASSNLLRVGNSGSAVRNLQSQLRSVGVFNQEPTGYFGEVTARAVREFQRIHNLSVDGVAGPQTMNKLSQVATNQSSSNNVSSSSSSSNQTAEPSRGTTNRAALMTNLVADGANYVGVPYLWGGQTPSGFDCSGLVQYLFKKQGVSIPRTVAQQWAAGTTVSQPAVGDLVFFETISKGPSHNGIYIGNGQFLHSGSSTGVTVASMNNSYWKSRYLGAKRL